In Deltaproteobacteria bacterium, the sequence GGCCCAGTCCTCCTCGTCGAGCTCGATGCGTCCGCGCATCGACGGCTGATCGATGGGTGACGACAGCGGCGTGATGTTGGCGTTGTCGCGATCGTCGAGCGGCGGCGGCACGAAGCGCGGGCCCCGGGCGTGACTCGAAACCGGCGGCGGCAGGCCCATGAGGGTGTCGATCGGGCTGCTGGCCTCGTCCGCCATCGGTGGTGGCGGCGGCAGCGGTGGCGGCGGCGGCATCGCGTGGATCGTCAGCATGTGCGCGCCGCGGGGCGTGTGATCGGGCGGCAGCGCCGACGGGGCACCGACCGGGGCGTCGGCCCGCTGCGGCGCCCCACCGACGCTGGTCACACGCCGGGCGCCGTCGTCGTCGCGGTCGGCGGTGTAGGGCTCGGTGGCGCGCTCGGCTGCGGGGGCGGCCGCGGGTGCGAGCGGCTCGAAGCCGTCGATCTGGCGGTCGTAGGGCCCGTCGATGGGCGTCGTCGGTCGCGGTCGTGGTGCATCGGTGGGGCGGCGCACCGGCGGCGAGCCGTCGACGATGGTGCTGCGCGCACGCGGCCCGTCGGTCGGGATCAAGTCGACCGGCGGCGGCGTCAGGCGCCGCGCGGCGGTGCTCGGCGTCCACGGCCGCGCCCCCGGCGTCACGCCGAAGCTGGGCGGCGGATCGATCGTCGGGGGCCGCAGCGGTGAGGGCCGGGTGTCGGTGTCGTCGCCGGGCGTGCGCTCGGACTGCCGCAGCTTGACCACGGTCTCGAGCGCGCGGCTGGTGTGGGCGCAGACCTCGTCGAGCAGCGCGGCCTCGGCGGGGAGGAACTCGTCACCGCCGCGATCGACGTAGACCAGCAGGGTCGGGCGGCCGGCGACGTCGACCCGACGGGCGAGGCACGGGTGGCCGGACGACAGCGAGAGCGCGCGCGCGAAGCCGTCGTCGTCGAGCACGCCGGCGTTGCGCGAGTCGGCCATCACGCGGGCGGCGAAGCCGACGCTACCGATCGGGACCACGCGACCGGCGGGGTCGGGCAGCGCAGTCTGGGGCGAGCCGAGGCCGACCAGCTCGCGGCCCCGTACCCGCAGGATCGCGAATCGCGGCGAGAGGATCGCGAGCGCGGTCGCCAGCGATTCCATCGCGCCATCGCGGGTGCGCGCGCGGTCGAGCTCGGCGTTGACACTGGAAATGCGGCCGGCGATGTCGGCACTGCGCAGCGACAGCTCGAGATCGCGGCCGGTCGAGATCATCGTGCCGCGGGCGGTGAACCGCACCGGCGGCGGACCGCCGACGACCGTGCGCGCCGGCGACAGCACGATCGCGCCGGCATCGTCGGTCGTGCCGTCGCGGGTCGGTGCACCGAGCTCGGTCGTGGTGGTGGGCGGAGGCGGAGGCGGAGGCGGGGGCGGCTCGGGCTGAGCGCGGGTGTGCGGGCCCGACTCGAGCGACGCGGCCGCGGCCATCCGCATCTCGATCGACGCCACGCGCGTGCGATCGTCGGGGTCGGGCGGTGCGGCGATGTCGAGCTGCGGTTGCGGGCGCGGGCTCGAGACCGAGGGTGGCGGCGGGACCACGGGTACGCTGCCGCGGCCCATGATGAGCGTGCGACCACGCATCGGCGCCGCGGGGGCGCCGGGTTCCTCCGAGGTCGCGGCGCCGTCGTCGTCGTGCAGCGGCGTGCCGGCGCTGGTGTCTCCGGGCTCGAGCGCCGGCGACGGCGGGTCGGTCAGCGCGAGCGCGAACGACGAGGAGTCGTCGTCGAGCGGCAGCATCGGATTCGGTTGATAGACGATCGTCGCGCGACGTTCGAACTCGTCCTCGGGCTCGGGGCTGGTGCCGGGCGCACCGGTGGCGATCGGTGGCTGCGTGCGATCGCGATCGTCGTCGGCGGCCGGCCGCGGGACCCCACGCAATCCGGAGTCGGGCGAGAACATGTCGAACGAGCCCATCGAGCCCGGGTCGTGCAGCATCGGGAACCCGACGTCGGACACCGACGGGCGTCGGCGCAGCGCGCTGAGGTAGGCCACGCACAACACCGCGTAGCGCTGCGGCACCACCGAGACCGTGCGCTCGGCCGCGATCTTCTCGAGCGCGCACTCCGGCAGCACGAAGGCCTGGACCCCCGGCATCATGCGGTAGAGCGCGCCGAGGCGCTCGTTGGGGAGGTCGGGGTGCACGCCGATCCACACCGTGCCCGAGCGATCGCAAAGCGGCACCGCCCAACCGATCTCGATGATGTCGTCGGGCAACGCGTGCCACGGACGATCGCGCTCGTCGTCGATCAGCTCGAAGGGCGCGAGCGGGAGTCCGCACGCCTGCACCAACAGCTCGCCCAGGGTGTGCGGGTCGATCAGCTCGAGCTCGAGCAGCACGCTGTCGAGGCTGCCGCCGTAGATTTGCTGCCGACGCGTCGCGGCGTCGAGGTGGTCGGCTGGCAGGGCGCCGGTCTGTTCGAGGTATCGCCGGAGGTGGCTCACGGATCCCTCACCGCCCAGGTGCCCGCGAGCCAGTCGTGCCAGGCGCGCTTCTCCATGTCGACGACGATCCAGAGCCACCCGAGCGCACCCGGCAACACCCCCAGCACGGCGACGAGTCCCCGCACGATCGCGCGCGCGGCGTTGGGTCGATGGCCGCGACGATCGACCACGCGGATCCCGAGCAGCTTCTGCCCCGGCGTACGCCCCGACAGGTGCCAGAACAACGCGAGGTACAGCACCGCCATCAGGCCCAGCGGTGCACCCTTGCGGGCGATCGCGCCGGCGCTGAGCTCGAACAGGTGCAGCAGTGACTCGAGCGCAGTCTTGCCCGACAGCAGCGCGGGCTCGTCGCTGGCGGCCGCGACCATCCACGCCAGCGGGCCGGCCGTGAACAGCAGGATCGCGCCGTCGATCATCGCCGCGGCGAAGCGGCGCCAGAAGCCCGCCGCCACGAACGGCGCGAGCGCGGTGGCGCAGCTCGGGCAGCTCGGCTCGGTCCCGGCCGCGACGTCGGGCGCGAGGGGAGCATCGCAGACCGGGCAGAACGACGGCTTGGGCGATCGCGGACGCCGAGGGGCCATCTCGCGCAGCAGCTTACCATGGTGGCGGCGGCTTGCGGGCGCCCCTAGAGGGTCGAGCAGGCCGCACGAGCCCGATCCCGAACGCGCGGTCGTCAGGTGAGCGCGCGCAGTCGTCCGAGCCCCGCCACGACCGCCGTGGGGGCGCGCAGGGTCCACGGGCCGAGCGAGCACGCGCTCATCCCCGCGTCCTCGCACGCGCGCACCTCGTCCTCACGGAGTCCGCCTTCAGGACCCACGAACAGACGTGCGACCCGCGGGGGGCTCGGGGCCGCAGCGTCGCGCAGGCGCTCCCACGCGATCCAGCCACCGCGCGGCTCGGTCCGCGCGAGCAGGTCCGCGAGTGCGAGCGGCCCGGCGATCACCGGTGGCTGCGGCCGGCCGCACTGCCGCATCGCTGCTTGCAGCACGCGATCGATCCGCGCGCGCCCGGGCAGCTGCGCCTGCGCGAACGCGGTGCGCACCAGGGTCAGCCGTGTCACGCCGAGCTCGCACGCGGCGGTGATGCACGCCAGCGTCGCGTCGACGTCGGGCATGCCGAGCCACAGCTCGAGCGTCGGCGTGTCGGCGTACGCGATCGCTGCGTCGACGCGCAGGGTTGCGCTGCGCGCATCGACGCGCTCGAGCACCGCGCGCGCACCGTGGCCGGCGCCGTCGAGCACCTCGACCACGTCGCCCTTCGCTGCACGGCGCACGCGCACGAGGTAGTGCAGCTCGTCACCGACCAGCTCGACGGTCGCGTCCGGCGTGAGCTCGCCGGCGTGGAACACCCGCACGCTCATGGTCCGCGTCGCAGATCGAGCGCGACCCACTCGCCCCGCTGGCGCGGCCAAGGTGAGATGTCGGGATCATGGACGAACCCGGCCTCGCGATAGGCGGCCGCGACTGCGTCGCGCTCGTCGTCGAGCACACCCGACAGCACCACCACGCCACCGGGTCGCGTGCACCGGGCCAGCGCCGCCGCGCGAGGGATCAGCGTGTGCGCCCGGATGTTCGCGAGCACGAGGTCGAAGCTCGCGTCGTCGACCGCGTCGACGTCGCCGGTGCGGATCTGCAGCCGCGACTCGAGGCTGTTGGCGATCGCGTTCTCGTGGGTCGTCGCCGTCGCCTCGGGATCGTCGTCGACCGCGAGGACCTCGGCCCGCGGGAGCAGGCGCGCGGCGACCAGCGCGAGGATGCCGGAGCCGCAGCCGAGATCGAGCACCCGCCGTGGCGGCGGTCCGGGCGCACGCGCAATGGCTGCCACGCGATCGAGGCACAGCTGCGTGGTCTCGTGCAGACCGGTGCCGAAGGCGCGTCCGGGGTCGAGCACCAGCTCCACCGCGGGATCACCGTCCTCGCGTGGTAGCCAGCTCGGGCGCAGCAGCAGCTGTCCGTCGCCGAGGACGGTCTTGCGGTAGAACTGCTTCCAAGCATCGCGCCAGTCGTCATCCGTGCGGACCTCACCGGTGGCGTGCGCGGCGAGGCCGAACGCGTCGACGAGGCGTTCTGCCCGGGCTTGTACGGTCAACAGCTGTTCCGGCGTCGTGTACACCACCATCTCGGGCGCCGCGGGTCCGCCGGGATCCCGCGGATCTCGGGTCTCGACACCGCTGACGCCATCGATCGCGGCGATGCACGCCGCGGCCTCCTCGAGTTGCACGAGTGTTGCAGACCACGCCTCACGCGTGGAGCGGTCAGGGGAAACACGGAACGTGACGATCGCCCAGGGCGGCGTCGGTGTCGTGGTCATGGGCGGTCACTTCGGGGTGAGTGCGCTGCGGCGAGGCCGCGCGCGAGCGCGCGTGCAAGCGATCGATCGATCGCCGCGATCGGTTGCCGCAGTGCTAGCGTATCAGGGGTCCGAGCCATGACGAACACCCACGAGCGACGCACACAGCCCCGCGCGCAGCTCCACGGCAACGTGACCGCGTTCGTCGGCGACGAGCGGGTGGATTGTGCCGCGCTCGACATCAGTGCGGCCGGCCTGGCGATCCTCAGCCCACAGCTGCGATCGCCTGGCCAGTTCGTGCGCGTGAACTTCTGCCTCACCCCGCAGGCAGGAACGCCACGGTGGTACGACGCCGATGGCGTCGTCGTCCGTGCGACGCAGGGTCGCGGTGGCGTGGTGCTCGGCGTGCAGTTCGTGGTGATCGAGGATCGGGTCGCGCGCGACGTGCATGCTTACGTCGCTGCGACGCGACAGGCCGCGTTCGTGGCCGAGATGCGTCGGGTGTCCGGGACCAGCGAGGTGGAGTTCGGCCCCGGTGGGCCACCCCCGGAGCGCATGCCCGACGCGAACTTCCCACCCAAGGCGACCGGGGAGTTCTCCCCGCCGGCAGGTGCCCGTAGCCCGTCGACCGGCGAGACGGCACGCCATACGACCTCCGAGTACGGCACCAGTGAGCCCGCACCGCCGGCGGGCCCGCGACGCAGCAGCCAGACCGTGGCGCACGCGCCCGCGGCCCGCACCGAAGGGGCGCCCTCGCGATCGCGAACGCCGTCGTCCACCGCCACGCCGGCCGCGCCCCCGCGCGCGGCTGCAGCGAAGCCCCCGACTTCGGACGCCTCCCGCGATCGCATGAACGAGTCGGCGCAGAAGGCCGAGATCGCCGCGCTGATCCGCGATGCGCTGGCCGAGGTGGACGGCACCCTCGACAGCAAGAAGGGCCGCAAGAAGTAAGACGCTGGGACGGCGGCCCTCGCCGTGCCGCCCGGGGCGACGGTTGCCCCTCGCCTCAGTGCGCCGCGACGCGCAGCTGGGCCTCGAGCCACATGCGCTCGTCGTCGAGTGCCCGGTGCTCACCGGCCTCGATGGGGCCCTTGTCGTGCTCGAGCGCGGCCTTGACCTCGCCGAGCCGCTTGGTCACCGCGGCGCGATCGATCTGATCGGCCTCGGCCGCGCGGTCGCACAGGATGATCACGCGCCCGGCCTCCTTCACCTCGAGGAAGCCGGCACCGACGGCCAGGCGCACCTGGGTCGCGCCCTCGCGGAAGCGGACCACACCCGGCACCAGCGCGGTGATCAGCGCCTCGTGGCGGGGCAGCACGCCGATCTCGCCGAGCACGCCCGGCACCTCGACGCCCGGCACCTCGATGCCGTCACGGATCGCGCCCATGGGCGTGAGGATGTCGAGCTTGATCGATGTGTCGGACATGGCTTCTCGGGGCGGGACGTGTGGGGGCCGGTCGTGGTGTCAGCGGTCGCGGCGTCAGGACTTCTTCGCGAGTTCCTTGGCCTTCTCGACCGCGTCGGCGATGCCACCGACCATGTAGAACGCGTCCTCGGGCAGGTCGTCGTGCTTGCCCTCGGCGATCTCGCGGAAGCTGTTCACGGTGTCCTCGAGCTCGACGAACTTACCCTGCATGCCGGTGAACTGCTCGGCGACGTGGAAGGGCTGGCTCAGGAACTTCTGGATCTTGCGGGCGCGGGCGACCAGCAGGCGGTCCTCTTCGGACAGCTCGTCCATGCCGAGGATCTTGATGATGTCCTGCAGCTCCTTGTACTTCTGCAGGATCTGCTGGACGCGGCGGGCGACGCGGTAGTGCTCGGCACCGACGACGTCGGGCGCGAGGATGGTGCTGGTCGAGTCGAGCGGATCGACCGCCGGGTAGATGCCGATCTCGGTCAGGGCGCGGCTGAGCACCGTGGTCGCGTCCAAGTGCGCGAACGCGGTCGCGGGCGCCGGGTCGGTGAGGTCGTCGGCGGGCACGTAGATGGCCTGCACCGAGGTGATCGAGCCCTTGTTGGTGGTGGTGATGCGCTCCTGCAGCACGCCCATCTCGGTGGCCAGCGTCGGCTGGTAACCCACCGCGGAGGGGATGCGACCGAGCAACGCCGACACCTCGGAGCCCGCCTGCGTGAAGCGGAAGATGTTGTCGACGAAGAGCATCACGTCCTGGCCCATGGTGTCGCGGAAGTACTCCGCGATGGTCAGGCCCGAGAGCGCCACGCGGGCGCGGGCACCCGGGGGCTCGTTCATCTGGCCGTAGACCAGCGCCACCTTCGACTTGTCGGGATCGACCGAGGTGACCTGGCGGTTCTCGTGGTCCCACTCGGCCTGGATGACGCCCGACTCGATCATCTCGAAGTAGAGGTCGTTGCCCTCGCGGGTGCGCTCGCCGACGCCGGCGAACACCGAGAAGCCGCCGTGCTTCTTGCCGACGTTGTTGATGAGCTCCATCAGGAGCACGGTCTTGCCGACGCCGGCGCCGCCGAAGAGGCCGATCTTGCCACCGCGACGGTAGGGCGCGAGCAGGTCGATGACCTTGATGCCGGTGACGAACGGCTCGACCTTGGTGCTCTGGTCGACGAACGCGGGGGCCTTGCGATGGATCGGCCAGCGCTCCTCGGCACCGACCTCGCCCTGCTCGTCGACCGGGTCGCCGACGACGTTGAGGATGCGGCCGAGGGTCTTCTTGCCGACCGGCACGCTGATGGGCTTGCCGGTGTCCTTGACCGGCATGCCGCGCACGAGACCGTCGGTCGAGTCCATCGAGATGGTGCGAACGGTACGCTCGCCGAGGTGCATCGCGACCTCGAGCACGAGGTTGTCCGGGCGGTCGTCGATCGACGCGTTGGTGACCGTGAGCGCGACGTTGACCTCGGGCAGGTGGTCTTCGAACTCGACGTCGACGACGGGACCGATCACCTGCAGGACGCGGCCGACCTTGCCGACCGAGACGGTCGGGGCGGGCGGCAGGTCACCGAAGAGGGGCTTGTCGGAGGGCGGAGTGAAGCTGGTGGTCATGGCGTTCGTTCCTGGCGAGAAATCTGGCGAGTGCAGGTCGTGCGCGACCCTGCTGGGTCGACGGGCCTAGCCCTTGAGGGCCTCGGCGCCGCCGATGATTTCCATGAGTTCCTTGGTGATCGCCGCTTGCCGCTCGCGGTTGTAGACCAAGGTCAGATCCGCAATCATCTCGGATGCGTTGTCGGTCGCGGCGTCCATCGCGACCCGGCGGGCCGCGATCTCGGCGGCGATGGAGTTGAACATCGCCTGCTGCAGGCGGGCCTCGATCGCCAGCGCGACCAGGTGCTGCAGCACCGCCTCGCGGCTGGGCTCGTAGGTGGGCTCGCGGCCGCTGGCGACGGTCTCGCCGGGCTGCAGCGGGATGATGACGTCGTTGTGGACCTTCTGGGTCAGCACGCTGACGAACTCGTTGAAGAACAGCCGCACCGCGTCGACCCGCTTGCCGGACTTGCCGGTGAAGGCCGCGATCGCGTCGGCGATGACGGCCTTCGCCACCTCGACCAAGGTCGCGAGGGTCGGGGCCTCGTGGGTCGCGCGCAGCTCGATGCGCGCGGCCTGCAGCGCCGCGGCGGCCTTCTTGCCGATCGCGACCACCTCGACCTCGACGCCCTCGGCGCGACGCTGGCGGATCCAGGCGATCGTGGCGCGGGCGATGTTGGTGTTGAAGCCACCGCACAGGCCGCGGTCGGCGGTCATCACCAGCAACAGCTCGCGCTCGACCTTGCGCTGCTCGAGCAGCGGATGGGCCGCGCCGCGCTCGGACGCCTCGATGCCGCTCACGAGCGACTCGATGACCTCGCGCATGCGATCGCCGTAGGGCTTGGCCGCCGTGACCGCGTCCTGGGCCTTCTTGAGGCGCGCGGACGCGATTTGGCTCATCGCCGCGGTGATCTTGCGGGTGTTCTTGACCGACCCGATGCGGTTGCGCAGCTCTTTGAGGTTCGCCATGTCGACTCGCGGATGGGCTGACTAGGCCTTGAAGGTCTTCTTGAAGGTCACGATGGCCTCGTCGAGGTCCTTGTCGAGCTGGACCAGCTCGTCCTTCTTCTTGGCGGCGCGGACCTGATCGAGCAGGGGGCCCCGCTTCTCCTTGAGCCAGTCGTGCAGCTCCTTCTCGAACTTCGCCACGTGGGCGAGCTCGAGCTCGTCGAGCTCACCGGTGGTGCCGGCGCGGATCGACGCGACCTGCAGCGCGACGTCGAGCGGCTGATACTGCGGCTGCTTGAGCAGCTCGACCAGGCGAGCGCCGCGGTTGAGCGTCGCGCGGGTGGCCTTGTCGAGGTCGGAGGCGAACTGCGAGAACGCCTCGAGCTCGCGGTACTGCGCGAGGTACAGGCGCAGCGTGCCGGCGTAGCGCTTCATCGCGGGGATCTGCGCCGAGCCACCCACGCGCGACACACTGATGCCGACGTTGAGCGCGGGGCGGATGCCGCGGTTGAACAGCTGACCCTCGAGGAAGATCTGGCCGTCGGTGATGGAGATGACGTTGGTCGGGATGTACGCCGAGACGTCACCGGCCTGGGTCTCGATGATCGGCAGCGCCGTCAGCGAGCCCGCACCCTCCTTGTTGGAGAGCTTGCAAGCGCGCTCGAGCAGGCGGCTGTGCAGGAAGAACACGTCGCCCGGGTAGGCCTCGCGACCCGGCGGGCGGCGCAGCAGCAGCGACAGCTGGCGGTAGGCGACCGCCTGCTTGGAGAGGTCGTCGTAGACCAGCAGCGCGTGGCCGCCGTTGTCGCGGAAGAACTCGCCCATCGTCACGCCGGAGTACGGCGCGAGGAACTGCAGCGGGGCCGACTCGGACGAGGTCGCGGCGACCACGATGGTGTACTCCATCGCGCCGGCGCGGCGCAGGCGGTCGACCACGGTCGCGACGGTCGACTGCTTCTGACCGATCGCGACGTAGACGCAGATCATGTTCTGACCCTTCTGGTTCAGAATCGTGTCCACGGCCACGGCGGTCTTGCCAGTCTGGCGGTCGCCGATGATGAGCTCGCGCTGACCACGGCCAATCGGGATCATGGCGTCGATGGCCTTGATGCCGGTCTGCATCGGCTCGTGCACGCTCTTGCGCTTCACGATGCCGGGCGCCTTGATCTCGACCACGCGGCTCTCGACGTCGACCAGCGGGCCCTGACCGTCGATGGGCTCGCCGAGCGCGTTCACGACGCGACCGATGAGGCCCTTGCCGACCGGCACGCTCATGATGGTGCCGGTGCGCTTGACGGTGTCGCCCTCCTTGATGAGGTGGTCGTTGCCCAGCAGCGCGATGCCGACGTTGCCCTCTTCGAGGTTCAACACCATGCCGCGCACGCCGTGCGGGAAGTCGAGCAGCTCGCCGGCCATGGCGTTGCCGAGGCCGTCCACGCGCGCGATGCCGTCACCGACCGTCAGCACGGTGCCGGTCTCCTGCACCGAGAGGCTGTTGTCGTACCCCGCGACTTGCTCGCGGATGATGCGGCTGATTTCGTCGGCTCGGATCTCCATGATGATTTGGCTCGCTTGTGGCGCCGCATCGGTCGCGGCGCGATGGGAAGGTCCGTGAAGGAACGCAGTTGCTTCGAGAGGGGAAGGGAGCGTCAGTGCTGCAGGGTCTCGCGCATGCGCGCGAGCTGGGTGCGGAGGCTGCCGTCGATGACGTAGCTACCGACCTTGGTGACCACGCCGCCGAGCAGCGCGGGATCGACCGCGGTGGTCACGACCACGGTCTTGCCGGTCGCGGTCGCGAGCGCCTGCTGCAGGCGCGAGACCGCGTCGGCGCTCATCGGTGCGGCCGAGGTGATCTCGGCCTGCACGCGGTTGGCGGCCTCGTCGGACAACCGCAGGAACGCGCGGCTGATCTCCGGCAGGCCGACGATGCGATCCTTGTCGATCGCGTGGGCGAGGAACTTGATGACCATCGGGTCGGCGCCGACGCGGCGACCGAGCGCCTCGAGCAGCTTCTTGCGATCGGCGACCGAGAAGCGGCGGCTCGACAGCGCGGCCAGCAGCGTGAGGCCGTTCTCGTCGGCGGCGCGGCCGAGCTCGGCGAGCGCGCCGAGGTCCTTGGCGTACTTGTCGCGGGCAGCGGGCGAGGGCGCCAGCTGCAGCAGCGCGCGGGCGTAGCGACGGGCGAGGCTTCCGGGAATCACGACGGTCCTCCCTCGGCGGCGCCGAGCGGGGCGCTGGCGGTCTGACGGATGTAGTCATCGACCATGCGGACCTGATCGGCGGCGCCGATGCGCTCGCGCAGGAGCACCTCGGCGCGGGCGACCGCGCGGTCGACGATTTCCTTCTCGAGCTGCCGGCGCCGCAGCTCGCCCTCGCGCTCGGCGGCGGCGATCGCCGACTGGCGGATGCGCTCGGCCTCGGCCTCGGCGGCGGCGATGATGCGGCTGCGGTCGGCGGCGGCACGGCTGCGCGCCTCGGTGAGGATCTCCTCGACCTCGCCGTCCATGCGGGCGAGGCGGGCGCGGACGTCCTTCATGACGCCCTCGGCCTGCTCGCGCGCCGCGCTGGCGCGATCGAGCTGCGACTTGATCTCGTCGCTCTTGCGGGCCGTGCTCGCGCGCAGCTTCGAGAAGAGCAGCTTCTCGAGCAGCCACATGAGCACGGCGAAGTTGATGAGGATCCACAGCAGGCCGGTCTTGCCGGTGTTGCCGAAGATCGGCGAGATCCACTCGATGCCGCCGCCGTGGGCGGCCTCGTGCCCGGCGGCCGGGGCCGCGGCGTGGGCTGCCGGGGCCGCTTCGCCGTGGGCAGGCGCAGCGAGGGCGACGTTGGCGAGCGCGAGGTTGGCGAGTGCCAGCCAGGTCGCGAAGGACATCACACGCGGGATGCGGGACATCAGGCGGCTCCCCTTCCCAGCAGCTTGCTGGCGATGGTCTGCGCGAGCTCGTCGACGCGGCCCGAGAGCTCGGTGCGGGCGGCCTCCGACTCGCGGGCGATGCGTTCGCGCGCGGCGGTGGCCTCGGCGCTGGCGGCCTCGCGGGCGGTCGCGAGCTTCGCGGCCTGGGCCTGCTCCTCTTCGCGGTGCGCGGCGCCGCGGAGATCCGCGGCCTGATCGCGGGCCGCCGCGAGCTTGGCGTCGTAGTCCTTCACCAGCGCGTCGGCCTCTTGCTCGAGCGCGACCGCCTTGCGAGCGGCGCCGTCGATGGCCTCGGCGCGGCGGGCCTGGGTCGCGAGCCAGGGCTTGAACAACAGTGGATTGAGGATCACCACCAGGGCGAGGAAGATGCCCCCCTGCACGAACAGGGTCCCGTCGATGTCGACCACCGGTGCGCCGACGAGGGCCAGCGACGAGGGCAGCGCGTCCGTGAGGGTCGAGAGAAGTGCGGCGTGATCCATCGTCGGTCCAACCTCGAGCGCTGACGCAGAGTCCGCCACGACCCGCGCTCGCGCGCGCTAGCTACCACGCTGCCGTCGCGGGCGTCAACGCCACCGTCGGCGCGTTGCGGCCGGGCGATCGCGCGCCGATGGGCCCGATTGCGTGGTGTTGGTGGCGATGGCCCCACCGCGGCTGGTGTCGGTGCCCACGTCGGGCGAGCGCGTCGATCGTCGACGGTGCGCGCGCCGCTCGCGGGGGCGTGCGGCGGGGCCGCTCGGTTGCGGCCGTTGGCTCAGCCGACCGCGGCGGTATCGGTCGGCGTCGGCGCCTTGTCGCGCTTGCGTTGACCGTTGCCGGTGGTCGCGTGCTGGCCGCTGCCGTCCATCTGGCAGTTGCCCTCGAACACGCTGCCGCGCTGGATCTCGAGCGCCGGGCTCGAGAGGTTGCCGTACACGCGCGCCGGCGCATGGATCTCGATCGACTCGCTGGCGCTGATGTCCCCGCGCACGGTGCCCTCGATGACGATCCGCGCCGCGACGATCTGCGCGCGCACGTCGGCCGACTCGCCCACGATCAGCGTGCCCTGCGTGCGGATCTCACCGGAGAACTCGCCGTCGATGCGCACCGCACCTTCGAACGTGAGCTTCCCGTCGAATGCACTGCCTTTGCCGAGGATCGTGGTGATGTCGGGGGTGTTCATGGGCGTCTGGCCTCGAGGCTTCTCGCGGTGGTCCGCGGGAGTGATCTCCGACCGCAGGCGCGGTGGAGATCGCCGCGGTTCCACGGCCCGATTCGGCACCCACGATCCTCGGGCGGGCCGAGCGTGGCGGGCAGTCCGGGACGGGCGCTGACCTTAACCGGATCGGCCGCCCCCGCATACCTGGCCGAGCGTTCAGCGGCGAAGCGGTGCCAGTATCCCCATCGCGATGCTTCGCGCAACACGACTGGCGGAAGGCGGCGGGCTTGTCTACGCTCCACCAAAGGTGCCGCTCAACCCCGAAGACAGCGCAGACGAGCATCGCGTCGTCGCGGGGGGCGAGCTGGCGCCCGAGGCGCTCGACGAGCCCAACCCCACGGCGTTGCTGGCCGAGTGCTTCGGTCGCGCGCGCCCGGTGCTGAAGGCGCTGGTGGCCGGCGTCGAGGCCGGTGACGCACTCGTGGTCGCGACCGATCGCAAGGGCTTTCCGGTTGCGCAGCGCGTGCTCCGTCGGCCTCGCGACCTGCCGCGTGCGGTCGTGATCGGTCGCCACAACCGCTGCGCGCTCTCGATCCCGAACGACAACCGCGTGAGCCTGCGTCACGTCCTTCTGACGGCGTGGGCCGGTGACGGTCCGATTCGCTACCGCGGCTACGATCTCGGCGGGCGCGCAGGGGTGCAGCTCGCCGATGGCAAGCGCGTGCCGGGCTTCTCGTTGATGGGCCACGGGCTGGTCAGCCTCGGTCGCACGATCGTGTTCGTGCTGCCGGGTGGTACGCCCGGCGTGGCGTTGCTCGACGGCAGCGACCAGGA encodes:
- a CDS encoding PilZ domain-containing protein — translated: MTNTHERRTQPRAQLHGNVTAFVGDERVDCAALDISAAGLAILSPQLRSPGQFVRVNFCLTPQAGTPRWYDADGVVVRATQGRGGVVLGVQFVVIEDRVARDVHAYVAATRQAAFVAEMRRVSGTSEVEFGPGGPPPERMPDANFPPKATGEFSPPAGARSPSTGETARHTTSEYGTSEPAPPAGPRRSSQTVAHAPAARTEGAPSRSRTPSSTATPAAPPRAAAAKPPTSDASRDRMNESAQKAEIAALIRDALAEVDGTLDSKKGRKK
- a CDS encoding RDD family protein, which produces MAPRRPRSPKPSFCPVCDAPLAPDVAAGTEPSCPSCATALAPFVAAGFWRRFAAAMIDGAILLFTAGPLAWMVAAASDEPALLSGKTALESLLHLFELSAGAIARKGAPLGLMAVLYLALFWHLSGRTPGQKLLGIRVVDRRGHRPNAARAIVRGLVAVLGVLPGALGWLWIVVDMEKRAWHDWLAGTWAVRDP
- the atpC gene encoding ATP synthase F1 subunit epsilon; amino-acid sequence: MSDTSIKLDILTPMGAIRDGIEVPGVEVPGVLGEIGVLPRHEALITALVPGVVRFREGATQVRLAVGAGFLEVKEAGRVIILCDRAAEADQIDRAAVTKRLGEVKAALEHDKGPIEAGEHRALDDERMWLEAQLRVAAH
- a CDS encoding 16S rRNA (uracil(1498)-N(3))-methyltransferase, encoding MSVRVFHAGELTPDATVELVGDELHYLVRVRRAAKGDVVEVLDGAGHGARAVLERVDARSATLRVDAAIAYADTPTLELWLGMPDVDATLACITAACELGVTRLTLVRTAFAQAQLPGRARIDRVLQAAMRQCGRPQPPVIAGPLALADLLARTEPRGGWIAWERLRDAAAPSPPRVARLFVGPEGGLREDEVRACEDAGMSACSLGPWTLRAPTAVVAGLGRLRALT
- a CDS encoding 50S ribosomal protein L11 methyltransferase, whose product is MTTTPTPPWAIVTFRVSPDRSTREAWSATLVQLEEAAACIAAIDGVSGVETRDPRDPGGPAAPEMVVYTTPEQLLTVQARAERLVDAFGLAAHATGEVRTDDDWRDAWKQFYRKTVLGDGQLLLRPSWLPREDGDPAVELVLDPGRAFGTGLHETTQLCLDRVAAIARAPGPPPRRVLDLGCGSGILALVAARLLPRAEVLAVDDDPEATATTHENAIANSLESRLQIRTGDVDAVDDASFDLVLANIRAHTLIPRAAALARCTRPGGVVVLSGVLDDERDAVAAAYREAGFVHDPDISPWPRQRGEWVALDLRRGP
- the atpD gene encoding F0F1 ATP synthase subunit beta, with the protein product MTTSFTPPSDKPLFGDLPPAPTVSVGKVGRVLQVIGPVVDVEFEDHLPEVNVALTVTNASIDDRPDNLVLEVAMHLGERTVRTISMDSTDGLVRGMPVKDTGKPISVPVGKKTLGRILNVVGDPVDEQGEVGAEERWPIHRKAPAFVDQSTKVEPFVTGIKVIDLLAPYRRGGKIGLFGGAGVGKTVLLMELINNVGKKHGGFSVFAGVGERTREGNDLYFEMIESGVIQAEWDHENRQVTSVDPDKSKVALVYGQMNEPPGARARVALSGLTIAEYFRDTMGQDVMLFVDNIFRFTQAGSEVSALLGRIPSAVGYQPTLATEMGVLQERITTTNKGSITSVQAIYVPADDLTDPAPATAFAHLDATTVLSRALTEIGIYPAVDPLDSTSTILAPDVVGAEHYRVARRVQQILQKYKELQDIIKILGMDELSEEDRLLVARARKIQKFLSQPFHVAEQFTGMQGKFVELEDTVNSFREIAEGKHDDLPEDAFYMVGGIADAVEKAKELAKKS
- the atpG gene encoding ATP synthase F1 subunit gamma, yielding MANLKELRNRIGSVKNTRKITAAMSQIASARLKKAQDAVTAAKPYGDRMREVIESLVSGIEASERGAAHPLLEQRKVERELLLVMTADRGLCGGFNTNIARATIAWIRQRRAEGVEVEVVAIGKKAAAALQAARIELRATHEAPTLATLVEVAKAVIADAIAAFTGKSGKRVDAVRLFFNEFVSVLTQKVHNDVIIPLQPGETVASGREPTYEPSREAVLQHLVALAIEARLQQAMFNSIAAEIAARRVAMDAATDNASEMIADLTLVYNRERQAAITKELMEIIGGAEALKG